Proteins encoded together in one Candidatus Rokuibacteriota bacterium window:
- a CDS encoding phosphoribosylglycinamide formyltransferase, producing MSEGSPVSDGAQAWSKRSEPLRIAVLASGRGSNLQAIIDAIEARRLEASLAVVISDRPDAQALERARRHGVKAVFVDPKGYPDRQAFERALIAMLDEHQVELVCLAGFMRVLTPTFVTAYRHRIMNIHPALLPAFPGLHAQRQALEHGVKVAGATVHFVDEGVDTGPIILQAAVPVEEDDTVETLSARILEQEHRIYPRAIQLFAEGRLEVRGRRVVIRPDS from the coding sequence ATGAGCGAGGGTAGCCCCGTGAGCGACGGCGCCCAGGCCTGGTCGAAGCGGAGCGAGCCGCTCAGGATCGCGGTCCTCGCCTCGGGGCGCGGGAGCAACCTGCAGGCCATCATCGACGCCATCGAAGCCCGGCGCCTCGAAGCGTCCTTGGCCGTCGTAATCTCGGACCGGCCTGACGCCCAGGCCCTGGAGCGGGCGCGGCGGCACGGCGTCAAGGCGGTGTTCGTGGACCCGAAGGGCTACCCCGACCGGCAGGCCTTCGAGCGGGCCCTGATCGCCATGCTCGACGAGCACCAGGTCGAGCTGGTCTGTCTCGCGGGCTTCATGCGGGTTCTGACCCCGACCTTCGTGACAGCCTACCGCCACCGGATCATGAACATCCACCCGGCGCTACTACCTGCCTTTCCGGGGCTTCACGCCCAGCGACAGGCCCTGGAGCACGGGGTGAAGGTGGCAGGAGCCACGGTGCACTTCGTGGACGAGGGCGTGGACACGGGCCCGATCATCCTTCAGGCTGCGGTGCCGGTCGAGGAGGACGACACGGTCGAGACGCTGTCCGCCCGGATCCTCGAGCAGGAGCACCGGATCTACCCGCGAGCGATCCAGCTCTTCGCCGAAGGCCGGCTGGAGGTCAGGGGCCGCCGCGTGGTGATCCGCCCCGATTCTTAG